One genomic window of Streptomonospora nanhaiensis includes the following:
- a CDS encoding NUDIX hydrolase has protein sequence MLRSRCCGTSVGVIVTDKADNLLMITRGWFPVGVAPVAGHIADEHTDPMAALVAEVREETGLDAISRREVWRGWLPNVCASPPASIPGHHWVLAVAGVSGALAPDPVETRGAAWYTPAQVCELASRTLAYARGEISDQEFEESPGLEPVWLELLHAAGRLEVTQTGRALARRLYTTPPQEYWLGEDEGLVPAAQLAACS, from the coding sequence ATGCTCAGGTCCCGTTGCTGCGGTACCAGTGTCGGCGTCATCGTCACCGACAAGGCCGACAACCTGCTGATGATCACCCGCGGCTGGTTCCCGGTGGGGGTCGCCCCGGTGGCCGGCCACATCGCCGATGAGCACACCGACCCCATGGCCGCGCTGGTCGCCGAGGTCCGCGAAGAGACCGGGCTGGACGCGATCTCCCGCCGGGAGGTCTGGCGCGGATGGCTGCCGAACGTGTGCGCGTCCCCGCCGGCGTCGATTCCCGGCCACCACTGGGTGTTGGCCGTCGCAGGCGTCAGCGGTGCCCTGGCGCCCGACCCCGTGGAGACCCGGGGAGCCGCGTGGTACACGCCCGCTCAGGTCTGCGAGCTGGCCTCCCGCACGCTCGCCTACGCCCGCGGCGAGATCAGCGACCAGGAGTTCGAAGAGTCCCCCGGCCTGGAGCCGGTCTGGCTCGAACTCCTGCACGCCGCTGGGCGGCTGGAGGTCACCCAGACCGGCCGCGCTTTGGCCCGACGCCTCTACACCACCCCGCCCCAGGAGTACTGGCTGGGCGAGGACGAGGGCCTGGTGCCCGCCGCCCAGCTCGCCGCCTGTTCATGA
- a CDS encoding DUF3307 domain-containing protein has translation MHVDITVFTAAALALFAGHHLGDYWLQSDRQAQAKGGCGRAGRTACAGHVSTLTAAQGLLLVLVIALTGVEVSPAAVGLGLALNALSHYWADRRFTLRGLVVATEPLTAKRGFYDNGGAAHLDQAWHVAWLVPSALIAAAPLPLAGAITAACLALLVVADVVSRVARRAEARTAA, from the coding sequence ATGCACGTCGACATCACCGTCTTCACCGCCGCAGCCCTGGCGCTGTTCGCCGGGCACCACCTGGGCGACTACTGGCTCCAGTCCGACCGCCAGGCCCAGGCCAAGGGCGGGTGCGGCCGGGCCGGGCGCACCGCCTGCGCCGGCCACGTCTCCACGCTCACCGCCGCCCAGGGGCTGCTGCTGGTGCTGGTGATCGCCCTCACCGGAGTGGAGGTGTCCCCGGCCGCTGTGGGCTTGGGGCTGGCCCTCAACGCGCTCTCCCACTACTGGGCGGACCGCCGGTTCACCCTGCGGGGCCTGGTGGTGGCCACCGAGCCGCTGACCGCCAAGCGCGGCTTCTACGACAACGGCGGGGCGGCTCACCTGGACCAGGCGTGGCACGTGGCCTGGCTGGTGCCCTCGGCTCTGATCGCCGCGGCGCCGCTGCCGCTGGCGGGCGCGATCACCGCCGCCTGCCTGGCGCTGCTGGTCGTGGCCGATGTGGTCTCCCGGGTCGCCCGCCGCGCTGAGGCCCGCACCGCCGCTTGA
- a CDS encoding helix-turn-helix domain-containing protein: protein MERAVRDWAAVADAVNRRLRELGLTQKELARRSRVSVATLRKIQKGVAQERSDAILSAVSRALGLPDDHLRAVADGEVGLSSSAAGGPTGDLRSEVADLRRRVEALERSIGSVRDS, encoded by the coding sequence ATGGAGCGTGCTGTGAGGGATTGGGCGGCAGTGGCGGACGCTGTGAACCGGCGGCTTCGCGAACTGGGACTGACGCAGAAGGAGCTAGCCAGGCGGTCGCGGGTGTCCGTTGCGACCCTGCGCAAGATTCAAAAGGGAGTCGCCCAGGAGCGCTCGGATGCGATCCTCAGCGCCGTATCCCGTGCGCTTGGCCTACCTGACGACCATCTCCGCGCCGTAGCGGACGGCGAGGTCGGGCTGTCATCATCGGCTGCGGGCGGCCCCACGGGAGATCTGCGCAGCGAGGTTGCCGACCTCCGACGGCGCGTGGAAGCTCTGGAGCGCTCCATTGGGTCGGTGCGCGACTCATAG
- a CDS encoding aminoglycoside phosphotransferase family protein has translation MNSNDALTEHEAWLVLKAACRHGGLASDGAELVRIGSNAVYRLREQPVIVRISRDGALEDVRRQVNVARWLVGEGYPATRALDLEQPIVVRGRAVTFWESASERTDYASLEQVGRLLRWLHRLTSPKDLALPEKCPFDDDIGDRLAYLEGLPAADAGYLRERLADVQLRYAALDFVLTPGVIHGDANIGNVILDRAGEPVLIDLDGFCTGPREWDLVQTALFYERFGWHTAGEYRQFVDAYGFDIMDWPGYPVLADYREIAMTLWLCGKAQWDQEAAAEVTKRVSSMRDGGDRRDWEPF, from the coding sequence ATGAACAGCAACGATGCCCTCACGGAGCATGAAGCGTGGCTCGTGCTCAAAGCTGCATGCCGACACGGCGGCCTTGCTTCGGATGGAGCCGAACTGGTCCGCATCGGCTCAAATGCGGTCTATCGACTTCGTGAGCAACCGGTCATCGTACGGATCTCCCGCGACGGTGCTCTCGAAGATGTGCGCCGTCAGGTAAACGTCGCCCGGTGGTTGGTGGGCGAGGGCTACCCGGCCACCCGCGCACTGGATCTTGAGCAACCGATCGTGGTGCGCGGACGTGCGGTGACCTTTTGGGAGTCCGCCTCTGAGCGCACCGACTATGCCTCACTCGAACAAGTCGGCCGTCTGCTGCGGTGGCTTCACCGCCTAACATCGCCCAAAGACCTCGCGCTCCCCGAGAAGTGTCCCTTCGACGACGACATCGGCGACCGCCTCGCCTACTTGGAAGGGCTTCCGGCCGCCGACGCCGGCTATTTGCGCGAGCGGCTCGCCGACGTCCAGCTGCGCTACGCAGCCCTCGACTTCGTGCTCACGCCCGGCGTAATCCACGGTGACGCGAACATTGGCAATGTGATCCTTGACCGGGCTGGCGAGCCAGTTCTCATTGACCTTGACGGCTTCTGCACCGGCCCTCGAGAGTGGGATCTCGTACAAACCGCGCTCTTCTACGAGCGGTTCGGGTGGCACACAGCAGGCGAATACCGACAGTTCGTCGACGCCTACGGGTTCGACATAATGGACTGGCCTGGCTACCCCGTGCTCGCCGACTACCGCGAAATTGCGATGACGCTCTGGCTGTGCGGCAAGGCCCAATGGGACCAAGAAGCCGCGGCCGAGGTCACCAAACGCGTGTCGTCGATGCGGGACGGCGGCGACCGCCGGGACTGGGAGCCGTTCTAG
- a CDS encoding helix-turn-helix domain-containing protein, translating into MAPLDDVRFLTVGEVATIMRVSKMTIYRMVHAGIIPAIRVGRSYRIPERAVHAYLTETLEHQDHKGEGL; encoded by the coding sequence ATGGCGCCTCTGGATGATGTTCGATTCCTGACGGTCGGTGAAGTCGCCACCATTATGCGGGTCTCAAAAATGACCATTTATCGAATGGTGCACGCAGGAATAATCCCCGCAATTCGAGTGGGTCGTTCTTACCGGATACCGGAACGCGCAGTGCATGCGTATCTGACTGAAACGCTTGAACATCAGGACCATAAAGGCGAAGGTCTCTAA
- a CDS encoding DUF4258 domain-containing protein, which yields MPPRFTRHLRERLQARQIAEDDVSAIIARPAREEHDPTNHSYKLYGWTTEGRWIYVAVTEDSWRTEHPVVKTAVEVS from the coding sequence GTGCCTCCACGCTTCACACGGCACCTACGGGAGCGCTTGCAGGCGAGGCAGATAGCGGAAGACGACGTCAGCGCCATCATCGCTCGTCCAGCGAGGGAAGAGCATGACCCCACGAACCACTCCTACAAGTTGTACGGCTGGACGACCGAAGGGCGGTGGATCTACGTCGCGGTCACAGAAGACTCCTGGAGGACCGAGCATCCTGTCGTGAAGACCGCAGTGGAAGTATCGTGA
- a CDS encoding type IV secretory system conjugative DNA transfer family protein, translating to MTNADPGRPRDDESWELFFMGLFVFLVILAVWGSGAIGEVARGEEFPPNPLFYLVDLVLGERDWPGAVSTVSLVLITAGLAAGGFAGIRVFARRTRKHKVDRMARHLSTPEDLAALSPKGVAASAARLRKMGISSDPSDHGIYLGNTVPHGIPLRSSWEDTFLMIAGPRRFKSSAYVIPAIIDAPGPVVATSNKRDVHDATRGVRAKVGRCWVFDPQGVADQEPEFWFNPLRAIKGTREAATLVTHFVTSTRPVNTQLHHFDLEGDNLLAYLFLTAARSGSTLRDVYRWLAQRSTEPLELLLEKSSEDDLVSMKLETLIQFPEQWREGIYGSAMKLLRCLEDPRVLRWVTPPRSGDLPEFDPEAFISSRDTLYMLSMEGEGSASPLVAALTHDTLEAAVHKSVNLPGGRLDPPLLAELDEAANVCRIQELPNLYSHFGSRGAVVRTHLQSWSQGVEVWGEPGMRKLWDSSNIRVYGGGVADAGFLGELSEVIGNYDRVFYSSSISKDGLIDSGRRQRSTQIQKEKTLDVATLSALPRGRAVVVPSGAPATVVEPVQWFKGPHAEDIKASLRRYDPAGGE from the coding sequence ATGACTAACGCAGATCCGGGGCGCCCACGCGACGACGAGTCCTGGGAACTCTTCTTCATGGGTCTGTTCGTCTTCCTGGTGATCTTGGCGGTGTGGGGTTCCGGGGCGATCGGCGAGGTCGCGCGCGGTGAGGAGTTTCCGCCCAACCCGCTTTTCTACCTCGTCGACCTCGTTCTCGGCGAACGGGATTGGCCGGGGGCGGTTTCGACGGTTTCCCTGGTCCTGATAACCGCCGGCCTGGCCGCGGGCGGATTCGCCGGTATCCGGGTGTTCGCGCGCCGCACCCGGAAGCACAAGGTCGACCGCATGGCCCGGCACCTGTCCACTCCCGAGGACCTCGCGGCGCTGAGCCCCAAGGGCGTGGCGGCCTCGGCCGCCCGGCTCCGCAAGATGGGCATCAGTTCCGATCCCTCCGACCACGGCATTTACCTCGGCAATACCGTGCCGCACGGAATTCCGCTGCGCAGCAGCTGGGAGGACACCTTCCTGATGATCGCGGGGCCGCGGCGGTTCAAGTCCTCCGCCTACGTCATCCCCGCGATCATCGACGCCCCCGGGCCGGTCGTGGCCACGAGCAACAAGCGCGACGTGCACGACGCCACCCGCGGGGTCCGCGCGAAGGTCGGCCGCTGCTGGGTGTTCGACCCCCAGGGGGTCGCCGACCAGGAGCCGGAGTTCTGGTTCAACCCGCTGCGCGCGATCAAGGGGACCCGGGAGGCGGCCACGCTGGTCACCCACTTCGTGACCAGCACCCGCCCGGTCAACACCCAGCTGCACCACTTCGACCTCGAAGGCGACAACCTGCTGGCCTACCTGTTCCTGACCGCCGCGCGGTCGGGCTCCACGCTGCGCGACGTGTACCGCTGGCTGGCCCAGCGCAGCACCGAGCCCCTGGAACTGCTGCTGGAGAAGTCCTCCGAGGACGACCTGGTGTCGATGAAGCTGGAGACGCTCATCCAGTTCCCCGAGCAGTGGCGCGAGGGCATCTACGGCTCGGCCATGAAGCTGCTGCGGTGCCTGGAGGACCCCCGCGTGCTGCGCTGGGTGACCCCGCCGCGCTCGGGCGACCTCCCCGAGTTCGACCCCGAGGCGTTCATCAGCAGCCGCGACACGCTGTACATGCTCAGCATGGAGGGCGAGGGCAGCGCGTCGCCGCTGGTCGCCGCGCTGACCCACGACACGCTGGAGGCCGCCGTCCACAAGTCGGTGAACCTGCCCGGCGGCCGCCTGGACCCCCCGCTGCTGGCGGAGCTGGACGAGGCCGCGAACGTGTGCCGCATCCAGGAGCTGCCCAACCTCTACAGCCACTTCGGGTCGCGGGGCGCGGTCGTGCGCACGCACCTGCAGAGCTGGTCCCAGGGCGTGGAGGTGTGGGGCGAACCCGGAATGCGCAAGCTCTGGGACTCCTCGAACATCCGCGTCTACGGCGGCGGCGTGGCCGACGCCGGTTTCCTCGGAGAACTGTCGGAGGTGATCGGGAATTACGACCGGGTTTTCTATTCGTCCAGCATCAGCAAGGACGGTCTGATCGATTCGGGCCGCCGCCAGCGGTCGACCCAGATCCAAAAGGAGAAGACCCTGGACGTGGCCACGCTGAGCGCCCTTCCACGGGGCCGCGCGGTCGTGGTACCGTCTGGCGCCCCTGCCACCGTTGTCGAACCGGTGCAGTGGTTCAAGGGTCCGCACGCAGAGGATATCAAGGCGAGTCTTCGCCGTTATGACCCCGCCGGGGGCGAATGA
- a CDS encoding 23S rRNA (adenine(2503)-C(2))-methyltransferase RlmN yields the protein MSEGTAIRPVKVLESDDGTLKYLWQLSDGQTVESVYLPLMNRGAAGPSMCISSQVGCAVRCTFCATGKNGLLRNLTTEEITGQVHQTLAGLDALPRSFDVSFMGMGEPLHNLPRVREACEALLGAYGDQCDVHFSLSSIGIARKIYQLAEFGIPVQLQISLHGTTDEVRERLIPTKSHTAIDELFVALRHYADVKNTVVNINYLLFDGVNDSPEAAGQLAAMISGDPRFRVKLSHYNPVEGTGLRPVDDATIQAFAELCRGHGLPTYVWESIGTDVGGGCGQLRSSEEAAGRTN from the coding sequence TTGAGCGAGGGAACGGCAATTCGGCCTGTCAAGGTCCTCGAATCCGACGACGGCACCCTGAAGTACCTCTGGCAGCTCTCCGACGGCCAGACCGTGGAGAGCGTCTATCTTCCGTTGATGAACCGCGGGGCCGCCGGCCCGTCGATGTGCATTTCCAGCCAGGTGGGCTGCGCGGTGCGCTGCACCTTCTGCGCGACCGGAAAGAACGGCCTGCTGCGCAACCTCACCACCGAGGAGATCACCGGCCAGGTCCACCAGACCCTCGCCGGACTCGACGCCCTTCCCCGCTCGTTCGACGTGTCGTTTATGGGTATGGGCGAGCCGCTGCACAACCTGCCCCGGGTGCGGGAGGCGTGCGAGGCGCTGCTCGGCGCCTACGGGGATCAGTGCGACGTCCACTTCAGCCTGTCGAGCATCGGAATCGCGCGGAAGATCTACCAGCTCGCGGAGTTCGGCATCCCGGTCCAGCTGCAGATCTCGCTGCACGGCACCACCGACGAGGTCCGGGAGCGGCTCATCCCGACCAAGTCGCACACGGCCATCGACGAACTCTTTGTCGCGCTGCGCCACTACGCCGACGTCAAGAACACCGTCGTCAACATCAACTACCTGCTGTTCGACGGTGTGAACGACTCCCCCGAGGCCGCCGGGCAGCTGGCCGCCATGATCTCCGGCGACCCCCGCTTCCGGGTCAAGCTCTCCCACTACAACCCGGTGGAGGGCACCGGTCTGCGGCCGGTCGACGACGCCACGATCCAGGCGTTCGCCGAGCTGTGCCGGGGCCACGGGCTGCCCACCTACGTCTGGGAGAGCATCGGGACCGACGTCGGGGGCGGCTGCGGGCAGCTGCGCTCCTCCGAAGAGGCCGCCGGAAGAACCAACTAG
- a CDS encoding class I SAM-dependent methyltransferase produces MASDTLDPGLHCLRAGYTQRVPPEYFVDADDDGVTWQPDVYPLVLDLAREHGRTAVIDLGCGRAGKLAALGEQDPGLELVGVDYGPNIAWCRENLPRGRWVEADLETAAALPISPGTAARSVVVCSDVLEHLVDPRPAMRLICRLLDQGAACAVVSTPARDLRAGTAHPGPPRNPSHVREWAQDEFRAFLGGFPVAVERAGLTRSDDRDGGLTTQLVVLGPAAPGAAAGARGTEARAR; encoded by the coding sequence GTGGCATCCGACACGCTCGACCCCGGTCTGCACTGCCTGCGCGCCGGCTACACCCAGCGGGTGCCGCCGGAGTACTTCGTGGACGCCGACGACGACGGCGTCACCTGGCAGCCCGACGTCTACCCCCTGGTGCTCGACCTGGCGCGCGAGCACGGCCGCACGGCCGTCATCGACCTCGGGTGCGGGCGGGCGGGCAAGCTCGCGGCCCTGGGCGAGCAGGACCCCGGGCTGGAGCTGGTGGGGGTGGACTACGGCCCCAACATCGCGTGGTGCCGGGAGAACCTGCCGCGGGGCCGGTGGGTGGAGGCCGACCTGGAGACCGCCGCGGCGCTGCCGATCAGCCCCGGAACGGCCGCCCGCTCGGTGGTGGTGTGCTCCGACGTGCTGGAGCACCTGGTCGACCCCCGCCCGGCGATGCGGCTGATCTGCCGGCTGCTGGACCAGGGCGCCGCGTGCGCGGTGGTCTCGACGCCCGCGCGCGACCTGCGGGCGGGCACCGCGCACCCGGGCCCGCCGCGCAACCCCTCCCACGTGCGGGAGTGGGCCCAGGACGAGTTCCGCGCGTTCCTCGGCGGGTTCCCGGTGGCGGTGGAGCGGGCCGGGCTGACCCGCAGCGACGACCGCGACGGCGGGCTGACCACCCAGCTCGTCGTCCTGGGCCCGGCCGCGCCGGGCGCGGCGGCCGGAGCCCGCGGCACGGAAGCGCGCGCCCGGTGA
- a CDS encoding glycosyltransferase family 2 protein, translating into MAPVTPPPSVSVVLLNHDYGRYVGEALASAVGQEPGGYRLDEVVVVDDGSTDGSREVYARFPGVRVVEKAHEGFAATLTRAVREASGRWFVPLDADDAFTPDKLRTLAPHMADPDLLFIQHAEHVVDARGEPFGPGLHPGGATSTLAVRADAARDLLPVTNELFFHVLADVGRGRVLPAPLTRYRVHEQSMTDRRTPGVFTDYMAGVCAEVAARLDELSARPPAWAGADRLAGLAADYRRRAAEHREEARRRRERAAAAAGREGRSP; encoded by the coding sequence GTGGCCCCGGTGACGCCGCCGCCCTCGGTCTCGGTCGTCCTGCTCAACCACGACTACGGGCGCTACGTGGGCGAGGCGCTGGCCAGCGCCGTGGGGCAGGAGCCGGGCGGCTACCGCCTGGACGAGGTCGTGGTGGTGGACGACGGCTCCACCGACGGCAGCCGCGAGGTCTACGCGCGCTTCCCCGGGGTGCGCGTGGTCGAGAAGGCCCACGAGGGCTTCGCGGCCACGCTCACCCGGGCGGTACGCGAGGCGTCGGGGCGGTGGTTCGTGCCGCTGGACGCCGACGACGCCTTCACCCCGGACAAGCTGCGCACCCTGGCGCCGCACATGGCAGACCCCGACCTGCTGTTCATCCAGCACGCCGAGCACGTGGTTGACGCCCGGGGCGAGCCGTTCGGGCCGGGGCTGCACCCCGGCGGCGCGACCAGCACGCTGGCCGTGCGCGCCGACGCCGCGCGCGACCTGCTCCCCGTGACCAACGAGCTGTTCTTCCACGTGCTGGCCGACGTGGGCCGCGGCCGGGTGCTGCCGGCCCCGCTGACCCGCTACCGGGTGCACGAGCAGAGCATGACCGACCGCCGGACCCCCGGGGTCTTCACCGACTACATGGCCGGCGTGTGCGCCGAGGTGGCCGCCCGCCTGGACGAGCTCAGCGCGCGCCCGCCGGCGTGGGCGGGCGCCGACCGGCTCGCCGGGCTGGCGGCCGACTACCGGCGCCGCGCCGCCGAGCACCGCGAGGAGGCCCGCCGCCGGCGCGAGCGGGCCGCGGCAGCCGCCGGCCGGGAAGGAAGATCGCCATGA
- the tyrS gene encoding tyrosine--tRNA ligase — protein MTRLSQSVDQAAALLADADLAADAVVRDLLAETTRRRSLDLSDLSPDEQAALIAARVQQLQPSADALVERIVEAGKEDRPFVAKFGIDPTGAEVHLGHAVPMLLLSRFQRMGHKVVFIVGDVTAKIGDPSGRTEERPPLTDDDIARNLATYREQVSPFFDFEHADFRHNGDWLRQVSLPRIIEITAQIPVSMPLQREDFRTRLESGQGLSMAELLYSVVMALDSVETACDIEVGGIDQFLNMQMGRKVMSICGQTPELVVATSLIEGTDGSGAKMSKSKGNYVALTAPPGEIFGKLMSVPDRLVEPYFRALSEWVDPELDIVRRRVEQGSLHPMDLKKILAGEVTAAIHGVDAAMRAREEFVARFSTRSFADIEDLPEVTDLSRPVVEVVKGLGFAQSNGDVRRVAQQNGLRLVVEGPDGQRQTTLDADDARQPLAAVVKEKLGDPADGLYLKVGRKLARVVLPA, from the coding sequence ATGACCCGACTGAGCCAGTCCGTTGACCAGGCCGCGGCCTTGTTGGCGGACGCTGACCTCGCCGCCGACGCCGTTGTGCGCGATCTGCTGGCCGAGACCACCCGGCGCCGCAGCCTGGACCTGTCGGACCTGTCTCCCGACGAGCAGGCGGCGCTGATCGCCGCCCGCGTGCAGCAGCTCCAGCCCTCCGCCGACGCGCTGGTCGAGCGCATCGTCGAGGCCGGCAAGGAGGACCGCCCCTTCGTCGCCAAGTTCGGCATCGACCCCACCGGGGCCGAGGTCCACCTGGGCCACGCCGTGCCGATGCTGCTGCTCAGCCGCTTCCAGCGGATGGGCCACAAGGTGGTGTTCATCGTCGGCGACGTCACCGCCAAGATCGGCGACCCCTCCGGGCGCACCGAGGAGCGCCCGCCGCTGACCGACGACGACATCGCCCGCAACCTCGCCACCTACCGCGAGCAGGTCAGCCCGTTCTTCGACTTCGAGCACGCCGACTTCCGCCACAACGGCGACTGGCTGCGGCAGGTCTCGCTGCCGCGCATCATCGAGATCACCGCGCAGATCCCGGTGTCGATGCCGCTGCAGCGCGAGGACTTCCGCACCCGCCTGGAGAGCGGCCAGGGCCTGTCGATGGCCGAGCTGCTGTACTCGGTGGTGATGGCGCTGGACTCGGTCGAGACCGCGTGCGACATCGAGGTCGGCGGCATCGACCAGTTCCTCAACATGCAGATGGGCCGCAAGGTCATGAGCATCTGCGGCCAGACCCCCGAACTCGTGGTCGCCACCTCGCTGATCGAGGGCACCGACGGCTCCGGCGCCAAGATGAGCAAGTCGAAGGGCAACTACGTGGCGCTGACCGCGCCGCCCGGCGAGATCTTCGGCAAGCTCATGTCGGTGCCCGACCGCCTGGTGGAGCCCTACTTCCGCGCGCTGTCGGAGTGGGTCGACCCCGAGCTCGACATCGTGCGCCGGCGGGTCGAGCAGGGCTCGCTGCACCCGATGGACCTGAAGAAGATCCTGGCCGGCGAGGTCACCGCGGCCATCCACGGCGTCGACGCCGCCATGCGGGCGCGCGAGGAGTTCGTCGCCCGCTTCTCCACCCGCTCCTTCGCCGACATCGAGGACCTGCCCGAGGTCACCGACCTCAGCAGGCCGGTGGTCGAGGTCGTCAAGGGCCTGGGCTTCGCGCAGAGCAACGGCGACGTCCGCCGGGTGGCCCAGCAGAACGGCCTGCGCCTGGTGGTGGAGGGCCCCGACGGCCAGCGCCAGACCACCCTGGACGCCGACGACGCCCGCCAGCCCCTGGCCGCCGTGGTCAAGGAGAAGCTGGGCGACCCCGCCGACGGCCTCTACCTCAAGGTGGGGCGCAAGCTGGCGCGGGTCGTCCTGCCCGCGTGA
- a CDS encoding HAD family hydrolase yields the protein MTAAGAVVFDLFGTLVAAPTARERARAAARLAGAAGCAPARVEHYLTGTWRPRHDGTLPGLDALAAHLAAAVGAPESAVAPVAAELRALGEERIRPDPPVRAALEALRGRGVAVGVLSDAAAEVAAAWPRGPLSALADAAVFSCEAGAVKPDPLLYRRIGAALGVPAHRTLYVGDGGGDELRGALAAGMTPVAVRRRGGAALVFGETPWPGPVLPGVEDVPARLAELMPA from the coding sequence GTGACGGCGGCAGGCGCGGTCGTCTTCGACCTGTTCGGCACCCTCGTGGCCGCGCCCACCGCCCGGGAGCGCGCCCGCGCGGCGGCCCGGCTGGCCGGGGCGGCCGGATGCGCCCCCGCACGCGTCGAGCACTACCTCACCGGCACCTGGCGGCCGCGCCACGACGGCACCCTGCCCGGGCTGGACGCCCTCGCCGCGCACCTGGCCGCCGCCGTCGGGGCGCCGGAATCGGCGGTCGCGCCGGTGGCGGCGGAGCTGCGCGCCCTGGGCGAGGAGCGGATCCGCCCGGACCCGCCGGTCAGGGCCGCGCTGGAGGCGCTGCGCGGCCGGGGGGTGGCGGTCGGGGTGCTCAGCGACGCCGCCGCCGAGGTCGCCGCGGCGTGGCCGCGCGGCCCGCTCAGTGCGCTGGCCGACGCCGCGGTGTTCAGCTGCGAGGCCGGCGCCGTCAAGCCCGACCCGCTGCTCTACCGCCGGATCGGCGCCGCCCTGGGCGTCCCGGCGCACCGCACCCTGTACGTGGGCGACGGCGGCGGCGACGAACTGCGCGGCGCGCTGGCGGCGGGGATGACCCCGGTGGCCGTGCGCCGCCGGGGCGGTGCCGCCCTGGTGTTCGGCGAGACCCCGTGGCCGGGCCCGGTGCTGCCCGGAGTCGAGGACGTACCCGCCCGCCTCGCGGAGCTGATGCCGGCATGA